The Photobacterium sp. TY1-4 DNA window AGCTGGACTGATGATGCTCGACGAAGAGTTCGGCAAAATCGGCCCCGAGGAATAACGCATGATCAATGACTGCTTTCGCAGTAGCAGGGTTTAGCATATTTGCTCCTTGCTTATAATGACGTCCGGGCTGAGGCAGCCCCGGACAAATTTTCGATGACGCTGCAATGGATTGGATATTTTTATGTCTTCAATACTCATTAATAGCATGAAGTCGAACACAATGAGGCGTCAAGACTCAGGATTGTGCACTGGCGATCGAACACAGAATTTGCTCCAGTTCATCCCAGGGCAGAGGCTCTCTGTCGATCACTTCAATCCGCGATTCGAAGCCGTTCAGGGTCAGCTCATTGACCGAAACCACCTGATTGACCACGTTGAAGGCAAAACAGCCACGCTCGGTGTTGACCACAGCTTTCACCCGTTGGGCATTGAGGTTTGAAAACAGGCTGAACAGTTGGGAAAAGTCAAAGATCTGATCGGCGGCAAAACACCAGCCACAGCTACGGTATCCCTGACCGTTGTTTTCCCGGCGGATAAAGGCTTGCCCCGGTGCCAGCTCCAATCCCGGCAGGGGTTCGGCCGAGTCACTGGCATGGTGGTGATGGCTGTGGGCCGCTTCGCGTTCCGTTCGTTCAATCTCGAGCCAGCGAATATCCAGCGCACCTTGCTCGACTTTCCCGGTCGCGGTTTTAGCCGGTTCACATTCGGCGAGATAGGTCTCAAATGCGGCTAAATCGGCATCGCTACAGGCGTCCAGCTTGTTGGCCACTACGACA harbors:
- a CDS encoding CobW family GTP-binding protein, encoding MKRIPTNIITGFLGAGKTTAILSLLARKPEGEKWAILINEFGNVGVDGAILDQQGAIVKEVPGGCMCCVAGLPMSVGINALLAQKPDRLLLEPTGLGHPKEVIAKLTSESYRDYIDLKATITLVDPRHFSDPQYTQNQNFQDQLALADVVVANKLDACSDADLAAFETYLAECEPAKTATGKVEQGALDIRWLEIERTEREAAHSHHHHASDSAEPLPGLELAPGQAFIRRENNGQGYRSCGWCFAADQIFDFSQLFSLFSNLNAQRVKAVVNTERGCFAFNVVNQVVSVNELTLNGFESRIEVIDREPLPWDELEQILCSIASAQS